One genomic segment of Rubeoparvulum massiliense includes these proteins:
- the infB gene encoding translation initiation factor IF-2: protein MSKVRVYEFAKQYSLQSKDIIETCKSLNIPIGNHMSVLSEEEQEKVLQFFHKEKQIGQTNKEKTAAENQQDRGKKMETTTLNKTKESHKGKKKSVEKEFDEFQNKTKRRTLLSKEIEDEEEEVPAVKAPKKRRQKHRDKQTDYYDQEDTGKLMLTSDSMTVNEFAQMIHKGTAEIIKKLMGLGIMATINQELDYETIEVLAAEFGIEVEKVVTIKEEDFEEIEENDAPEDLTLRPPVVTIMGHVDHGKTTLLDALRKSKIKVVMSEAGGITQHIGAYQIEVNDKPITFLDTPGHEAFTLMRARGAQITDITILVVAADDGVMPQTVEAISHAQAAGVPIIVAVNKMDKPEANPDRVKQELTEYNLVPEEWGGDTIFVPISALQGEGLDDLLEMVLLVAEVQELQANPNKRARGTVIEARLDKGRGPIATVLVQNGTLHVGDPIVVGSSFGRIRAMVNDLGRRVKDAAPSTPVEITGLNDVPSAGDQFMVFDDEKTARAIGEKRAQRKVESERRSTAKVSLEDLFKQIQEGDIKQINVIIKADTQGSAEALKGSLEKIEVEGVRVSIIHSGVGAITESDIILASASNALIIGFNVRPEPQARVAAEQEGVDIRLHRVIYKVTEEMEAAMKGMLDPEYEEEIIGQVEVRQTFKVSRVGTIAGCYVTEGKVTRDALARLIRDGIVVYEGKIDTLRRFKDDVKEVAQGYECGIVLDNYNDVKEGDIIEPYKMVEVTKK from the coding sequence ATGAGTAAAGTACGTGTATATGAGTTTGCAAAGCAATATAGCTTACAGAGCAAGGATATTATTGAGACTTGCAAATCTTTAAATATTCCTATTGGCAATCATATGAGTGTATTATCAGAAGAGGAGCAAGAGAAGGTTCTCCAATTTTTCCACAAAGAGAAGCAAATAGGACAGACCAATAAGGAAAAAACAGCAGCGGAGAACCAGCAAGACAGGGGGAAAAAGATGGAGACAACGACCTTAAATAAAACCAAAGAAAGTCATAAAGGAAAGAAGAAGAGTGTGGAGAAAGAGTTTGACGAATTCCAAAATAAAACAAAGCGTCGCACTTTATTAAGCAAGGAAATCGAAGATGAAGAAGAAGAGGTACCTGCTGTTAAGGCACCGAAAAAACGTCGTCAAAAGCATCGTGATAAGCAGACTGATTATTACGATCAAGAGGATACGGGTAAGCTGATGCTTACTAGTGATTCCATGACTGTCAATGAGTTTGCTCAAATGATTCATAAAGGCACAGCAGAGATCATTAAAAAGTTAATGGGACTTGGCATTATGGCCACGATCAACCAAGAATTAGATTATGAAACCATCGAAGTCCTTGCAGCTGAATTTGGAATTGAAGTGGAAAAGGTAGTCACCATTAAAGAGGAAGATTTCGAAGAGATTGAAGAAAATGATGCACCAGAAGATCTCACCTTACGTCCTCCTGTGGTAACGATTATGGGTCACGTAGACCATGGTAAAACCACATTATTGGATGCACTCCGCAAAAGCAAAATCAAGGTTGTTATGAGTGAAGCAGGTGGGATTACCCAACATATCGGGGCATATCAAATCGAGGTTAATGATAAACCAATCACCTTCTTAGATACACCAGGACACGAGGCCTTCACCTTAATGCGTGCTCGCGGTGCACAGATCACTGATATTACCATCCTTGTGGTTGCAGCAGATGATGGTGTAATGCCACAAACCGTAGAGGCAATCTCCCATGCGCAAGCTGCCGGTGTGCCGATCATCGTTGCAGTGAATAAGATGGATAAGCCAGAAGCCAATCCTGACCGTGTGAAGCAGGAATTGACAGAATATAATCTTGTTCCTGAGGAGTGGGGAGGCGACACCATCTTTGTTCCAATCTCTGCTCTACAGGGAGAAGGTCTCGATGACTTATTAGAAATGGTTCTTCTTGTAGCAGAAGTGCAAGAGCTACAAGCCAATCCCAATAAACGTGCCCGCGGTACAGTCATTGAAGCACGCCTTGACAAGGGACGTGGACCCATTGCAACCGTTCTTGTGCAGAATGGTACACTACATGTTGGGGATCCTATTGTTGTAGGCAGTTCCTTCGGTCGGATCCGTGCCATGGTCAATGACTTAGGACGCCGTGTTAAGGATGCAGCACCATCAACACCAGTCGAAATTACTGGCCTCAATGATGTTCCTTCTGCAGGCGATCAATTTATGGTCTTCGACGATGAGAAGACTGCACGTGCCATCGGTGAAAAACGGGCTCAACGCAAGGTGGAATCAGAGCGTCGTAGTACAGCCAAGGTGAGCTTAGAAGACCTCTTTAAGCAGATTCAAGAGGGGGATATTAAACAGATCAATGTGATTATTAAAGCGGATACACAAGGATCTGCAGAGGCATTAAAGGGATCATTGGAAAAAATTGAAGTGGAAGGCGTACGAGTTTCCATTATCCATAGTGGAGTCGGTGCCATTACAGAATCGGACATCATCCTAGCTTCTGCATCCAATGCACTCATCATCGGCTTCAATGTACGTCCAGAGCCACAAGCACGGGTTGCTGCTGAGCAGGAAGGTGTAGATATTCGTCTTCATCGAGTTATCTATAAGGTTACAGAAGAAATGGAAGCAGCCATGAAAGGGATGCTTGATCCTGAATACGAGGAAGAGATTATCGGTCAGGTTGAAGTACGTCAAACCTTCAAGGTATCACGTGTAGGAACCATTGCCGGCTGCTATGTAACTGAGGGAAAAGTGACCCGCGATGCGCTCGCCCGCTTAATTCGTGACGGTATTGTTGTCTATGAAGGGAAGATCGATACCCTTCGTCGCTTTAAGGATGATGTGAAAGAGGTAGCCCAAGGCTATGAATGTGGTATTGTTCTGGATAATTACAACGATGTTAAAGAGGGGGATATTATTGAACCCTACAAGATGGTGGAAGTAACGAAGAAATAA
- a CDS encoding L7Ae/L30e/S12e/Gadd45 family ribosomal protein — MLEARDNESILQLLGLAQRARKVISGETVVLSALSSGDVQLVFLASDAGQSTKKRMEDKTTYYQIPLLVCFHRGELGRAIGKEERVVVAITDPGFAQAIRRKIHTGVSFNE, encoded by the coding sequence ATGCTCGAAGCAAGGGATAATGAGTCCATTTTGCAACTGTTGGGATTGGCGCAGCGGGCACGCAAAGTAATCTCTGGAGAAACGGTTGTTCTTTCCGCTTTATCTTCTGGCGACGTACAGTTGGTTTTCTTAGCTAGTGATGCTGGTCAATCGACGAAGAAACGAATGGAAGATAAGACAACCTACTACCAAATTCCTCTACTAGTATGCTTCCACCGTGGTGAACTAGGGCGTGCCATTGGTAAAGAAGAACGGGTGGTTGTGGCCATTACCGATCCGGGATTTGCCCAAGCCATAAGGAGAAAAATTCATACGGGGGTGAGCTTTAATGAGTAA
- the rnpM gene encoding RNase P modulator RnpM → MVNRKVPLRKCVASQEMHPKKELLRIVRTPDGEVTIDLTGKANGRGAYIYPSEECLSLAKKYGSLEKALEVKIPAAIYDDIAEEIHARSKG, encoded by the coding sequence ATGGTAAATCGGAAAGTACCATTACGAAAATGTGTTGCTTCACAGGAGATGCACCCGAAAAAGGAATTACTACGCATTGTACGAACACCAGATGGGGAAGTCACCATTGATTTAACAGGTAAGGCAAATGGACGTGGAGCATACATCTATCCCTCAGAAGAATGTCTAAGCCTTGCAAAAAAGTATGGCTCATTGGAAAAGGCCTTAGAAGTAAAAATACCCGCTGCAATCTATGACGATATTGCTGAGGAGATCCATGCTCGAAGCAAGGGATAA